The following coding sequences are from one Candidatus Omnitrophota bacterium window:
- the bioB gene encoding biotin synthase BioB, whose protein sequence is MDRSEISALLDMPLDELILKAGRVRQEARGDELELCNIMNAKSGLCGEDCKFCAQSLRHKTQASRYPLKTKDEIIKAARWAKEIGAHRFDVVTSGATLTKDELNKIIEAVSQVTKEVGIDMCASLGKLDKDSLGRLKKAGVSRYHHNIETSPRYFSKIVTSHTFQERVDTIKAAKSVGLEVCSGGIIGMGETWDDRIEMALVLKELDVDSVPINILVPIKGTPLENVERLSPQDAIRTIAIFRIILKDKIVKIAAGRESVLKDFQSTAFMAGANGMLIGGYLTIKGRSLDDDKILIEEIKKAWKS, encoded by the coding sequence ATGGATAGATCTGAAATAAGCGCGCTTTTGGATATGCCGCTTGATGAGCTTATACTGAAAGCGGGCCGTGTAAGGCAAGAGGCCAGAGGCGATGAGTTGGAATTATGCAACATTATGAACGCCAAGTCAGGTTTATGCGGCGAGGATTGTAAATTTTGCGCGCAATCATTACGGCATAAGACGCAAGCATCGAGATATCCGCTTAAGACCAAAGACGAGATTATCAAAGCGGCCCGGTGGGCAAAAGAGATAGGCGCCCACAGGTTCGACGTGGTCACAAGCGGAGCCACCCTCACTAAGGATGAGCTTAATAAAATCATCGAGGCTGTATCGCAGGTCACCAAAGAAGTAGGTATAGATATGTGCGCCTCGCTAGGAAAATTGGATAAAGATAGCCTGGGCCGGTTAAAAAAGGCGGGCGTCTCCAGATACCACCACAATATCGAGACATCACCGCGTTATTTTTCCAAGATAGTCACCTCTCATACTTTTCAGGAAAGGGTCGATACTATAAAGGCGGCCAAGAGCGTGGGATTAGAAGTCTGCTCGGGCGGCATAATAGGCATGGGCGAAACCTGGGACGATAGGATAGAGATGGCGCTCGTTCTTAAAGAGTTGGATGTAGACTCGGTGCCGATAAATATACTTGTGCCCATAAAGGGGACGCCGCTCGAAAATGTCGAGAGGCTATCGCCGCAGGACGCGATAAGAACCATTGCCATATTTAGAATCATCCTGAAAGATAAAATAGTGAAGATAGCGGCCGGCAGAGAATCGGTATTGAAGGATTTTCAATCCACCGCTTTTATGGCAGGAGCGAATGGCATGCTCATAGGCGGTTATCTGACCATAAAAGGAAGAAGCCTTGATGATGATAAAATTTTAATAGAAGAGATAAAGAAGGCATGGAAGAGTTGA
- the ilvE gene encoding branched-chain-amino-acid transaminase produces MMNEKIYINGKLLNADNAKISIFDRSFLYGDAVFETMRGYAGVIFRLDKHLDRLIRSLRVLKIRHTYTKDYLKEAINKTLRANKLKSAYARLVVTRGQGRFGIGYKDSFTPNLIIVAKNFDGYPEWMFSKGVAAKITGATNEYSPLSNIKTANYLNFILARFDAQAAGFDEAILTNTKGHITEGATSNIFLVKSDHIITPSINSGVLPGVTRSVIIEIAKKLKISIREKAVSRRELIQADEVFLTNSLAEVLPVTKVDSKRIGAGIVSPITKLLHISYQKQVIREILK; encoded by the coding sequence ATGATGAATGAAAAAATATATATAAACGGGAAGTTACTTAACGCGGATAACGCGAAGATCTCCATATTTGACAGGTCATTTCTTTACGGTGACGCGGTGTTTGAGACGATGAGAGGCTATGCCGGTGTGATATTCAGGCTGGACAAGCATCTGGACAGGCTTATCAGATCACTAAGGGTGCTTAAGATCAGGCACACATATACAAAGGATTATTTAAAAGAAGCTATTAACAAGACTTTAAGAGCCAATAAGCTTAAGAGCGCCTATGCGCGTCTTGTGGTGACAAGGGGGCAGGGAAGGTTCGGCATAGGTTATAAAGATAGTTTCACGCCAAACCTCATAATAGTCGCAAAGAATTTCGATGGGTACCCCGAATGGATGTTTTCAAAAGGGGTAGCGGCAAAAATCACAGGTGCTACTAACGAGTATTCGCCATTATCAAATATCAAAACGGCCAACTATCTTAATTTTATCCTGGCTCGATTCGATGCGCAGGCAGCCGGTTTTGACGAAGCTATACTCACCAATACAAAAGGGCATATTACCGAAGGCGCCACAAGCAATATATTCCTTGTAAAATCAGATCATATTATAACGCCTTCTATAAATAGCGGAGTGTTGCCGGGCGTAACGAGAAGCGTTATCATAGAAATAGCCAAAAAGCTTAAAATATCTATAAGAGAAAAGGCTGTTTCCCGTAGGGAATTGATCCAAGCCGATGAAGTATTCCTTACTAATTCATTAGCCGAAGTCCTGCCGGTCACCAAAGTTGATTCGAAACGAATCGGTGCCGGGATAGTCAGCCCCATCACAAAACTGCTCCACATCTCATATCAGAAGCAAGTCATCAGAGAAATACTGAAGTAA
- the pabB gene encoding aminodeoxychorismate synthase component I, producing the protein MKKTSPQEIFRNMSSRPYSFFLDSATCHSKISRYSLMGSDPFLVFKSKKDSIILEWSDGRTERVRANPFVVLKDILKNYKSKRGAAVGYFGYDMKDFIEKLPDVARDDIGIPDCIVGFYHKIHVYDKLRMDTSDQDIDNAPILKTPALKSNFSKEEYIKAINRAKEYIRRGDIYQVNLSQRFESRLDMDPYELYLRLRNFSPAPFSSYLNFGDCNVISSSPERFLMKRGSYIETRPIKGTSPRSADPVMDEFNRNELVKSYKDRAEHIMIVDLERNDLGRLCEYGSVKPTEFIKLEKYSTVFHLVSTVSGKLKRKIDAIDCLMATFPGGSITGAPKIRSMEIIEELEPVKRSIYTGAIGYISFDGNMDTSIAIRTIVVKGKKLYFQVGGGIVYDSDPEKEYSETLDKARGMMRAIGVESEEEALAI; encoded by the coding sequence TTGAAAAAAACATCCCCGCAGGAAATCTTCAGGAACATGTCTTCGCGCCCATACAGTTTTTTTCTGGATAGCGCAACTTGCCACAGTAAAATATCCAGATACTCCTTAATGGGTTCCGATCCATTTCTGGTATTTAAAAGTAAAAAAGATTCTATAATATTGGAATGGTCCGACGGCAGAACCGAACGCGTTAGGGCCAATCCATTTGTCGTGCTGAAGGATATCCTGAAAAACTATAAGTCAAAAAGAGGCGCTGCCGTAGGATATTTCGGGTATGACATGAAAGATTTTATCGAAAAATTGCCGGATGTCGCCAGAGACGATATAGGAATCCCGGACTGTATAGTTGGTTTTTATCACAAGATACATGTTTATGATAAGTTAAGGATGGATACATCGGATCAAGATATAGACAATGCACCAATTCTAAAAACCCCCGCTTTAAAATCGAATTTTTCGAAAGAAGAGTATATAAAAGCCATAAACAGGGCGAAGGAATATATAAGAAGAGGCGATATATATCAGGTCAATCTCTCGCAAAGATTTGAATCGCGTCTTGATATGGATCCCTATGAGTTGTATCTAAGGCTAAGGAATTTTAGCCCGGCGCCATTTTCTTCCTATTTAAATTTCGGAGACTGTAACGTTATAAGCTCCTCTCCGGAAAGATTTTTGATGAAGAGAGGTTCTTATATAGAGACAAGGCCTATAAAAGGAACCAGTCCGCGTTCTGCGGATCCTGTAATGGATGAATTTAATAGAAACGAACTCGTCAAAAGTTACAAGGACAGGGCAGAGCATATCATGATCGTGGATCTTGAAAGAAATGATTTAGGCCGGCTATGCGAATATGGCTCCGTGAAACCGACAGAGTTTATTAAGCTGGAAAAATATTCTACAGTATTTCATCTCGTTTCGACGGTCTCCGGCAAGCTAAAAAGAAAGATCGATGCAATAGACTGCCTGATGGCGACATTTCCGGGCGGGTCTATAACAGGCGCGCCCAAGATACGCTCCATGGAGATAATAGAAGAGCTTGAACCCGTAAAGCGATCCATCTATACCGGCGCGATAGGGTATATCTCGTTTGACGGAAATATGGACACATCAATCGCGATAAGGACCATTGTGGTGAAGGGAAAGAAATTATATTTTCAGGTCGGCGGCGGTATAGTATATGACTCGGATCCGGAAAAAGAATATTCAGAAACACTTGATAAGGCCAGGGGCATGATGCGGGCCATCGGTGTGGAGTCGGAAGAAGAGGCGCTGGCTATATGA
- a CDS encoding hydrogenase 3 maturation endopeptidase HyCI, with translation MKNSDIVSSSGIKTEIKSRVRGVVAIVGIGNIMRGDDGCGPKLIESLKKKNTKACLFDCGTVPENYIFPILSTSCDTIILVDAADFKAMPGGIKVLSLNEISGSGLSTHNSSIRLFTDLLMTGKDNLGIFAVSIQPKSIAFGEPLSDEVKSSIDNLADILTEALA, from the coding sequence TTGAAAAATTCTGATATTGTTTCCAGCAGCGGTATAAAGACCGAGATCAAGAGTAGGGTACGCGGCGTTGTTGCTATAGTAGGCATAGGTAACATAATGCGCGGCGACGACGGATGCGGCCCGAAGCTTATAGAGAGCTTAAAGAAGAAAAACACAAAGGCCTGTCTTTTCGATTGCGGTACCGTTCCGGAAAATTACATCTTTCCTATACTTTCTACATCATGCGATACTATCATATTGGTCGACGCCGCTGATTTTAAGGCGATGCCCGGCGGCATAAAAGTGCTTTCCCTAAATGAGATTTCAGGGTCAGGGCTGTCCACACATAATTCTTCCATAAGGCTTTTTACGGATCTTTTAATGACAGGCAAAGACAATCTTGGCATCTTCGCGGTCTCGATACAGCCTAAGAGCATAGCTTTCGGAGAGCCGTTGAGTGATGAGGTTAAGTCAAGCATAGATAATCTGGCAGATATTTTAACAGAGGCTTTGGCTTGA